The genomic segment GCAGGCGGTGCAAGCGGTGTTCGGGCCAATCACGGAAACACAGTCGGCCGACTGGATTGTTGCTGCTGCCAACCGGGCTCCCGAGCACTGGCCCTTGGTCGTGCTGGCTCACTCCGGTCCGACCGGACTGGGATCAGCTGCGGACAGCCCGTGCGGCCGTGACTGGAAACAGCCCCATATCGACTGGGGAGATCGGGATCTGGCCATGGCTTTGGATCGCATGCAGCGAACCCGTCCTGCAGACCTTGTGGTGTTTGGCCACATGCACCATCAGCTCAAGGGACGACGCGGTGAACGGATCACGTTTTATCGGGATCGAAGAGGCACCTGCTTTGTGAATGCCGCATGCGTGCCAAGAGTTGGTGTGGATGAATCAGGTCAGCCTCTTCATCACCTCACCTGGGTCGAGTTCACAGGAATCGAACCTTCCTTAATCAGTCACCGTTGGTACCGCCCCAGTGGTGAACTGATCTATGAACAAACACTGCTTCGTGCTGCCATGACAGGGCAGGCGCCATGCTGATTTATGTCTGCGTGAGTACGCATGGCTATGGCCATGCCGCCCGTCAGGCCGCTGTTCTCATTCAGTTGCACCGACTCCGGCCCGATTGGCATTTGGTGATCAGTTCAAGCGTGGATGAGGTTTTCCTCGCTCTTGTGCTCCGTCATGTGCCGGTCGATAGAAGGTCAGTTCGCTGGGATGTGGGCATGCTGCAGGCCGATGCCCTGGGTGTGGATCAACAGGGAACCCTCCAAGCTCTTCAGAAACTCGAGAACGAGCTGCCAATGCTTGTGCAACGAGAGGTTGACTGGATTCGAGCCCAGGACAGCCAGTGTGTTGTTGTTGCTGATATTCCGCCTGCTGCCGCTGAGCTTGCCCGTCAGCTGGATGCAGCTCTGGTTTGGATGGGGAACTTTGGCTGGGATGAGATTTATGCACCCCTTGGTGGTGCATTTCTTGGCTGGGCCGATAGGGCCACATCGGCTTATCAATGCGGAGCGCTTCTGCTGCGCTGCCCTCTGTCGTTGCCCATGAAGTGGTCGCTGCCTGAGCAGGCGCTGGGACTTGTGTCAGCAGATCCAAAGCCGATTTCACTGGATCTGGAGCGGCGTCTTCGCGCTGATGCTCGAAAGAAAGTGCTGGTGGGTTTTGGTGGCCTTGGCTATTCCCTTCGACCTGACCTTTTCAAATGCTGGCCTCAACATCTGTTTCTGTTGCCTGCACCGAAGGATTCCAGGTTGTTCGAGCAGCTTGCTGGGATCACGAATGTTCTGCTCTTGCCTGAGTCGATCAGATTTCTGGATGTGATGCCGTTCTGTGATCGACTTCTCGGGAAGCCCGGATTCAGCAGTTTTTGTGAGGCGATGACCTGCGGTCTCGGACTTCACGTGGTGGAACGTCAGGGGTTTGCTGAGGCGTCAGTGCTGATGAACGGTTTGCGAACACATGCGGCCCACAAAATTCTCACTCGGCAATCCCTGGAGAAGGGTGACTGGAAGCTGGATCGGCCTCTGGAACCTGCTGCTGGTGCGCCCCTCAGAGTTGGTGGGGCCGCCCAAGCCGCTGAGGCGATTTGTTTGGTCGCAGCCAACACTGTTAAGCAAGGCTGATTTTTTTAATTAAGTCAGCTTATCTGCGCTTCAAAGCATTTCTGTCCCTGGACTTTTGCGCTTTGCTTGACAAGCGCAGCCACCGTGACGGTTATTCGCCTGTCACAGCCCCACTGTGATCGTTGGGATCGGTTCGACACAGTTTGCCCGTGTTTTGCAGCACTGGATTCGTTGAATCCATCGAATCAGGCAATGAATTCACTGCAACTGTGATTTCAGCGTTCTGCTCTGCCCCTTGATTGTTTCGTATGACTTCCCTTGCTCTCACCGCCTGTCGTTGCATCCCAGGCGCTGTTGCAAGTGTTGTTCCACTGCTCACCATTCTCCCTGCTCCTGAGGCACGTGCAGCTCTTCCTGCATTGCAAAGTTCCCGTTCCAGGTTGGTGATGCTTGAAGAAGATGCCAAGACTTCGGCTCTCCCTTACGTCATTACTCCTGAGCGTCGAGCGATGCTCAACACCATTCGTTTCGCAGAGGGCACCTGGAAGGGTGGTCACGATCTCGGATATCGCGTCATGTTCGGTGGTGGTCTGATGCCATCCATGGATCGCCACCCCAACCGTGTGATCTATTCTTCCCGTTATGCAAGTGCTGCTGCTGGTGCTTACCAGTTCATGCCATTCACTTGGGATATGGTCAAACGTCGTCTTGGCGTGAGAGGGTTTGGTCCCGAAGTACAGGACCAGGGAGCGCTTTTTCTCATTCAAAGACGGAAAGCACTCAAGTTGACTGATAGCGGTGTTATGAGTCCATACCTTGCTGCGAAGTTGGCACCCGAGTGGGCTTCCTTTCCCACTTTGCGTGGAAGAAGTTATTACGGACAACCCGTGAAGCGATTTGCAAATCTACAGGGATTTTTCAATGTGAATCTTGCTCAATTGCGCAAGATTCGTGATGAGCGTCGCTCAGCCCTTTCGGCACAGAGATCAGGTCAATCCAAGTCTGGTGTGCTCTCTGATTGCTTAGGACCGGCCTTCTCATGCGAGATGCCCTGAAGCATCCCGCATGACTCAGCTCTCTTGGTTGGATTCGTTCAACTTTCGTCCGACAGTCGCCCCGGCGATTAGATAAGCACCGATTCCTCCAGCCATGAATCCCATGCCGTTGCGTATCAGCGGCAGGAACTCGCTTGTTCGTGTCACCACGGGGGCAACCCCGAACACACCGAAAAGCATGACCCACAGTGGCGACAGTAATAACAGCCAGCCCCAAGCAATTCGCTCACCTTCTTTGCGTGGATAGGCTGCGAAGCCTGCAATCAATCCACCGAGGATTGAGGTGCTAAGCGTCCAGAGCCACTGTTCCGTTGGAAGGCCCGGTACAACCTGGCATCCGCCTCGATCCAAGCAGAGTTCCACCGCATCCAGTGCCGCCAGGATGGCGCCGTCCTCTCCGTGATCCTTCACATAAAACTGATTGCCATAGCGGGTCTGTAATTCAACCCACCAGGTGCGTGGCATCAGCGCAAACAGAGCATCGCCCACATTGAAGTTGAGCAGATTGCCCCCACGCGGATCCGCCACCAGCAGCAGGCTGCGCTCGTCCAGTCCCCAGAAATCCTTCACGGCTAGACCAGGTGTTCGCTCGTATTGCGTCAGCACTCTCAGCTTCCAGCCGCTGCGTTGTTCAAAGGCGTCGAGAGAAGTTTCCAGTGACTGGCGCTGTGTTTGGCTCAGAGCCTTGGCGAGGTCAATCACCGGTGTCGGATGGTCTGGGAGCAGATCGGGATTGTCGATTGCCCCGGCGGGCGCGGCGAACATCACCAGCAGCACCGACAGGCTCAGTAGGGCCTTCAGGCCACGCATCATTGCTTGAACACCCATGATTTAAAGCGAGTGCACGCCATTCTCACCACATGAAGGCCTTAGATGTGCCCTGTCCCGAATGGCTACGGGAGCGACTGCAACAGCATGGCCAGCGGGTGCCCTTCTCCACCTTCATGGAATGGGCCCTGCATGACCCTGATCACGGCGCCTATGGCAGTGGTCAACTGCATGTGGGCACGACTGGTGATTTCGTCACCTCTCCATCCCTCAGTGAGGATTTCTCAAGCCTGTTGATTCATCAGCTGATCGAATGGCTGGAGTTGCTGGGCGTTCGCCATCCAGAAGGCCGGCTCTCAATCGTGGATGTGGGGCCTGGTGAGGGTGATCTCATCGCTCAGTTGATCCCCCTTCTCCAAGTTTCCGCAGCTGAATGGCTGCCGCGTCTGGAGTGTGTTCTTGTCGAAATCAACCCTGGGATGCAGCAGCGCCAGAGAGCGCGGCTCGAGTCAGTGGGTCAGATTCCCTGCCGCTGGGTCTCATTGCAGGAGCTCGCCGCTGAACCGGTCAACGGCATCATGATTGCTCATGAACTGCTTGATGCTCTGCCGGTCGAGCGTCTCATTTTGAAAGGAGGATCACTTCGGCGGCAGATGGTCACTCTTCAGGCCTCTGGTGCATCGAAGGCTCTGCTCCGATGGGACGACGATCCCTTGCCTGTGCCAATGCAGGCTCAAATCCAGGAGTGTGCGGATCGTGATGCTTTCGAGCTTCCGCCAAGGGGAGCGTTGGATGGATGGGCCACGGAATGGCATCACTCCGTGCAGCCCTGGATGAAGCAGGCCTGTGCAGCCATGACCGATGGTCTGTTGTTGGTGGTGGACTACGCCTTGGAGTCAAGCCGGTATTACAACTCGCGGCGAGCTGATGGAACGCTGGTGGCCTACAAACGCCAACAGGCATCCTCTGATGTTCTGCGTGATGCGGGTTCTCAAGACATCACCGCTCACCTGTGCATCGAATCATTCGTGGGAGCAGCTTCAGAGGCTGGCTGGAATTTTGCCGGCCAGTGCCGTCAAGGAGAAGCGCTGCTTGCGTTGGGTCTGGCAGCGCGGCTGACAGCGTTGCAGCAGATGCCTGCTGATCAGCTGGCGGAAGCATTGCGTCGAAGGGAAGCTCTGCTGAGACTTGTAGACCCCAGTTGTCTCGGGGAGCTGCGTTGGTTCGCCTTTCTTCGCAACGCACCAACTGCAGTAAGCAATGAACTACTCGACAGTCGTTTCCTGCGGGAACCGACCTAATCAGGCGAGGGATTCAAGGCAACGACTGACATCCTCGTCGCTGATTTCGTCACTGATGATCACGTTGCCGATCCGGGTCGGCAGGACGAAACGCAGTCGCCCGTGTCGAACCTTTTTATCGCCTTGCAAGGTCCGCAGTGCTGCCTCCCGATCAAGGGTTGGCCAGGCCACAGGTAAACCGGCTTTCTTGATGAGTTTCAGCTGGCGCTGTTGATCAGCTTCGCTCCAGAGACCTTTCTGGACGGCGAGGCGCCCAACTGCCGCCATGCCAATCGCCACGGCTTCGCCATGCAGCCACGTTCCGTATCCGGTGAGGGTCTCAACCACATGACCGAAGGTGTGCCCGTAATTAAGGATTGCGCGGCGGCCTCCCTCCTTTTCATCGTCAGCGACCACCAATGCCTTGGCTTCCGCTGAGAGCACAAGAATGTCATGAAGCAACGTCGGATCCATTGCTGTGGGATCAGAGAGGTCTGAGGCCTCCTCCAGACGTCTGAACAGGCCAGGGTCTCCAATCACCCCGTATTTGATCACTTCGGCCATGCCAGCCCGGAATTCCCTCACAGGAAGCGTGTTGAG from the Synechococcus sp. UW179A genome contains:
- a CDS encoding SAM-dependent methyltransferase, whose product is MKALDVPCPEWLRERLQQHGQRVPFSTFMEWALHDPDHGAYGSGQLHVGTTGDFVTSPSLSEDFSSLLIHQLIEWLELLGVRHPEGRLSIVDVGPGEGDLIAQLIPLLQVSAAEWLPRLECVLVEINPGMQQRQRARLESVGQIPCRWVSLQELAAEPVNGIMIAHELLDALPVERLILKGGSLRRQMVTLQASGASKALLRWDDDPLPVPMQAQIQECADRDAFELPPRGALDGWATEWHHSVQPWMKQACAAMTDGLLLVVDYALESSRYYNSRRADGTLVAYKRQQASSDVLRDAGSQDITAHLCIESFVGAASEAGWNFAGQCRQGEALLALGLAARLTALQQMPADQLAEALRRREALLRLVDPSCLGELRWFAFLRNAPTAVSNELLDSRFLREPT
- the aroB gene encoding 3-dehydroquinate synthase — translated: MSTAQAADLQEHTRITVSLEHNPYDVIIGCSMVGAIGAALADLPIRSGTKILVVSNPDVAGPYGDICLNGLKAAGFNPVLLEIDAGEERKTLQTLSLILDKAQQEGLERTSLMLALGGGVVGDMTGFAAACWLRGIGIVQVPTTLLSMVDASIGGKTGVNHPKGKNLIGAFHQPRLVVIDPLTLNTLPVREFRAGMAEVIKYGVIGDPGLFRRLEEASDLSDPTAMDPTLLHDILVLSAEAKALVVADDEKEGGRRAILNYGHTFGHVVETLTGYGTWLHGEAVAIGMAAVGRLAVQKGLWSEADQQRQLKLIKKAGLPVAWPTLDREAALRTLQGDKKVRHGRLRFVLPTRIGNVIISDEISDEDVSRCLESLA
- a CDS encoding glycoside hydrolase family 104 protein, with protein sequence MTSLALTACRCIPGAVASVVPLLTILPAPEARAALPALQSSRSRLVMLEEDAKTSALPYVITPERRAMLNTIRFAEGTWKGGHDLGYRVMFGGGLMPSMDRHPNRVIYSSRYASAAAGAYQFMPFTWDMVKRRLGVRGFGPEVQDQGALFLIQRRKALKLTDSGVMSPYLAAKLAPEWASFPTLRGRSYYGQPVKRFANLQGFFNVNLAQLRKIRDERRSALSAQRSGQSKSGVLSDCLGPAFSCEMP
- a CDS encoding TIGR04168 family protein: MAGDLHGDWGKGDVDLIEQLQPDALLFVGDLSDGDLRLVKSITQLSLPVAVLLGNHDRGRDRSGGLLQQQITMLGARHCPWKLREWSEPALAVVGARPCSAGGGFHLSQAVQAVFGPITETQSADWIVAAANRAPEHWPLVVLAHSGPTGLGSAADSPCGRDWKQPHIDWGDRDLAMALDRMQRTRPADLVVFGHMHHQLKGRRGERITFYRDRRGTCFVNAACVPRVGVDESGQPLHHLTWVEFTGIEPSLISHRWYRPSGELIYEQTLLRAAMTGQAPC
- a CDS encoding TPM domain-containing protein, with the protein product MMRGLKALLSLSVLLVMFAAPAGAIDNPDLLPDHPTPVIDLAKALSQTQRQSLETSLDAFEQRSGWKLRVLTQYERTPGLAVKDFWGLDERSLLLVADPRGGNLLNFNVGDALFALMPRTWWVELQTRYGNQFYVKDHGEDGAILAALDAVELCLDRGGCQVVPGLPTEQWLWTLSTSILGGLIAGFAAYPRKEGERIAWGWLLLLSPLWVMLFGVFGVAPVVTRTSEFLPLIRNGMGFMAGGIGAYLIAGATVGRKLNESNQES